The following coding sequences lie in one bacterium genomic window:
- the pyrF gene encoding orotidine-5'-phosphate decarboxylase, with product MLRNELIGRLRALPPGRRLITALDVPDTAAALALAGRLGPRGGFVKVGLELFSAGGPEVVTALRGLGRDVFLDLKYHDIPNTVASAARQAARLGASLCTIHAANGRAAMEAAAKALAEAPPGADGGRPALLAVTVLTSLSAADLDEVAPGGGSLADRVARLAMLAWESGCDGLVCSAADLPALRRVVGPEPLVVTPGIRPADGSLDDQKRVATPRQAAAAGADFLVIGRPVTQAPDPAAALASLAADFA from the coding sequence ATGCTCCGAAACGAACTCATCGGTCGCCTGCGGGCGCTGCCGCCAGGCCGGCGCCTGATCACGGCCCTGGATGTCCCGGACACGGCGGCCGCGCTGGCCCTGGCCGGGCGCCTGGGGCCGCGAGGCGGCTTCGTCAAGGTGGGCCTGGAGCTCTTTTCCGCCGGCGGTCCCGAGGTGGTCACCGCCCTGCGCGGCCTGGGCCGGGACGTCTTCCTGGACCTCAAGTACCATGACATCCCGAATACCGTCGCTTCGGCGGCGCGGCAGGCCGCACGCCTCGGCGCCTCGCTCTGTACGATCCACGCCGCGAACGGTCGGGCGGCAATGGAGGCTGCCGCGAAGGCGCTGGCCGAGGCACCGCCGGGCGCCGACGGCGGTCGCCCGGCCCTGCTGGCAGTTACGGTGCTGACCAGCCTCTCGGCGGCGGACCTGGACGAGGTGGCCCCGGGCGGCGGGTCGCTGGCCGACCGCGTGGCCCGGTTGGCGATGCTGGCCTGGGAAAGCGGCTGCGACGGCCTGGTCTGTTCGGCGGCCGACCTGCCTGCGTTGCGGCGCGTGGTGGGCCCCGAGCCGCTGGTCGTGACCCCGGGCATCCGCCCGGCCGACGGCAGCCTCGACGACCAGAAGCGCGTGGCCACCCCGCGGCAGGCTGCCGCAGCGGGCGCCGACTTCCTGGTCATCGGGCGCCCGGTGACCCAGGCGCCCGACCCGGCAGCAGCGCTGGCCTCGCTCGCCGCCGATTTCGCGTGA
- a CDS encoding orotate phosphoribosyltransferase gives MNESSLLSLMEELGALHKGHFLLSSGRHSHTYFQCARLLQFPELARELGAELATFFADVPHDVVVSPALGGILIGHEVARAVGRRFLFTERKESQMELRRGFTLEPREKVLIVEDVVTRGTSLLEVARVVEANGGVVVGLSCIVDRTGGEVELPLPLRSLARVAVETWEPADCPLCRAGKPVIKPGSRGN, from the coding sequence GTGAACGAAAGCAGTCTCCTGTCGCTGATGGAGGAACTGGGCGCGCTGCACAAGGGACACTTCCTCCTGAGCAGCGGCCGCCACAGCCACACCTACTTCCAGTGCGCGCGCCTGCTGCAGTTCCCCGAACTGGCGCGTGAACTGGGCGCCGAGCTGGCGACGTTCTTCGCCGATGTGCCCCATGACGTGGTGGTGAGTCCCGCACTCGGCGGCATCCTCATCGGGCATGAAGTGGCCCGCGCGGTCGGACGCCGCTTCCTGTTCACCGAACGCAAGGAAAGCCAGATGGAGCTGCGTCGCGGCTTCACGCTGGAGCCGCGGGAGAAGGTCCTCATCGTCGAGGATGTGGTGACCCGCGGCACCAGCCTGCTGGAAGTGGCGCGCGTGGTCGAGGCGAACGGCGGCGTCGTCGTCGGCCTGTCCTGCATCGTCGACCGCACCGGCGGCGAGGTCGAATTGCCCCTGCCGCTGCGGTCGTTGGCGCGCGTCGCCGTGGAAACCTGGGAACCGGCGGACTGCCCGCTGTGCCGCGCCGGCAAGCCGGTGATCAAGCCCGGCAGCCGCGGCAACTGA